The segment GGTGTTCACGCCAATGCTGAAATTCGGGGCGAATACGATCGGAATATGGGCCGCTCCGGCGGTGATGGCGGCGCGCTGGGCGTCGTCGTGGCCGGTCGTGCCGATCACGAGCGGCTTGCCGGCGGCCACGCAGGCCTCGGTCACGCCGACCGTGACCGGCGCGTGGGTGAAATCGATGACGGCGTCGCAGAGCGCTAGCGCGGGGGCGAATGCGTCCGACTCGTCGACCCGGGCCGTGACTTCGAGCTCGGGATCGCGGGCGGCGCAGGAGATGAGGGCCTGTCCCATGCGACCACGGGCCCCATTGATGAGAAGACGCAACGGCATGGCGAGATCAGGCGGGGATGAGGCCGTATTCGCGCAACGACGCGAGCAGGCGCTCCTGGCTGGCGGCGGTCATTTCGCAAAGTGGCAGGCGGACGTCAGGGGTCATGCGGCCCTGCTGGGCGAGGGCGAATTTGATCGGGGCCGGATTCGGCTCGATGAAAATGTCGTGGAAAAAGCGGTAGTATTTCCGGTGGAGCTTCTGTGCGCCGGCGGGCTTGCCGGCGAGCCAGGAATTCACCATGTGGACGACCTCGCGAGGAATGATATTCGACGCGACGCTGATGACGCCGACCGCGCCGGCGGCCATGAATTGCAGGGTCGCGTAGTCATCGCCGGAAAGAATCTCGAACGACTCCGGCAGGCGCAGGCGGAGCTGGTTCACCCGGTCCATGCTGCCGCCGGACTCCTTGATCGCGACAATATTCGGGCAGTCCTTCGCGAGGCGCACGCAGGTCTCCACGCCGATCTCGATGCCGCTGCGGCTCGGGATGCTGTAGAGAACGACCGGGATCTTTACCGACTCGGCGATCGCGCGGAAATGGCGGTAAAGGCCCTCGGGCGACGGCTTGTTGTAGTAGGGCGCCACGGAAAGAACGGCATCCGCGCCGAGCTTTTCGGCCTCGGTCGAGAGTGCGATGGCTTCGCGGGTGGAATTCGAGCCCGCGCCGGC is part of the Chthoniobacterales bacterium genome and harbors:
- the dapA gene encoding 4-hydroxy-tetrahydrodipicolinate synthase, whose translation is MFEGTHTALVTPFRDDQFDVDAFRKLIEFQIAEGISGIVPVGTTGESPTVSHEEHNEVIRVAVETAAGRCKVIAGAGSNSTREAIALSTEAEKLGADAVLSVAPYYNKPSPEGLYRHFRAIAESVKIPVVLYSIPSRSGIEIGVETCVRLAKDCPNIVAIKESGGSMDRVNQLRLRLPESFEILSGDDYATLQFMAAGAVGVISVASNIIPREVVHMVNSWLAGKPAGAQKLHRKYYRFFHDIFIEPNPAPIKFALAQQGRMTPDVRLPLCEMTAASQERLLASLREYGLIPA